The following proteins are encoded in a genomic region of Elstera cyanobacteriorum:
- a CDS encoding non-ribosomal peptide synthetase encodes MIAEQPFSLVAAFRARAATHPAAIAIEDGETQFSYAELDAWSDQIAAALIAVDVAPGSALGLCLPRSAALIAAMLGGLKAGATLVPLDAASPPDRQAFILRDAGCATLLACGGISVKTALVPGFCGTLEALLAHNAALPAAWPPRPPKTPAFLFYTSGTTGTPKGVEVGEAGIQRLYRAPAYGPLTPEDRVALVSNPAFDALNFDIWAPLLAGGCCVVIPEAEILDPARFAARLESARISIMFLTVALFNMIAEQHPPCFRQMRRLLIGGEALNAAAVRAWYQANPASPCQIVNVYGPTETTTFALGFPIPRDWAEDQVPIGTALPDTPVRLLTETMSAARAGDTAELYIGGTGVADGYRNRPEETAHRFVALTEPDGREGRYYRTGDLVRLRTDGTLDYRGRADRQIKIRGFRVEPGEIESCLCAHPAIRQAYVCAHRPPDAPDQHQLLAFLVTNATATPALLRAHLAAHLPAYMHPHRLYRRDILPLTPNGKIDQAQLLKTLDSPWEDAPAVGPTEQGDSALARLLALAGALLGQAGLAGSSRFTACGGDSLLALRFRFAIQREFGVDLPIGAILSAPFAQLAEGLAKAPTSFYPPFPARQDDARRGPATAEQTRLWLLNQRTPDSTAYNTPFIFRVSGEIDTDALADAVTGVLARHPGLRARFALGLEGLEQIIEAEAQAFYAYQPGQVRIDTWEALAALVFATPFDLSRSGLFQVHWMPFDRENGVLLLHAHHSVLDGWSLSVIFRDIAQLYTEICGGERKPMAPAPSPLDVAAWQRVWHGSRAYAQLQPAARHHFAQPREFLPARTLAPRRAAQILTTRLPNELWHAVEAYGRAQGVTPFETLAPAFAWAITAITGLHRPRLATPVVNRPLDGFAEIVGMLANTVPLTLDSRPTEPLGEQAQRLAATLRADLAFQDVAYSDVIESAADAGFDFLFVLENTDFAGLRLGTTTLDMAFPAQVDGKCPLTLTLIPIAEGLTCVWEYQPDYLSPSQTEALADLFAVGLHQLLAAPEQPLTALMAPYRFGLLPPETRPPVLPFDRICDWIELQADRTPDALALVTPDATCSYTRLLALADHLAALLLTTYGAGLARVALYTDGGAEHIVALLALAKLNVTIVPLDTSYPAAILNQILSQAQPDLLLYQPETEISLSALGVIPVPVDRLNLPAADAALSRQRIRRAGNRPLYLLFTSGSTGTPKGVTVPDATLSGLLLWHRQAGGLGQPARTLQFSKLAFDVSFQEIFGTLTSGGCFYTLPPRLRQDAAGLLTLMAEHRIERVHMPYVAVQLLAEAAAIDPIALPDLRAVISAGEQVLCTEAIRRWFEGLPQAVLINHYGPTETHVVSAFTATGSAAEWPLRLPIGRPAAGARLLVVDDFDLPLPPGVVGNLLVGGPMVNRCYLDPSPLNTARFVTLPTIGGLFYRTGDLARVDTDGLLHYHGRTDEQVKLSGHRLELGQVEAALMAHPAVETAIVEKSASDRLTAYLACRAPVTAATLAAHLVPLVPAFVRIEQFWQVETWPMAPSGKIDRKALGECAKALLSQTDPQDSHLTGREAEICRLFDATLGMPIRPDQTYFEAGASSLSLMRFHLACRKQFGWSLGIADLFSATTPRQLAARFGTGGTVPPPSTPKVLPTTAEPIAIIGLAVKAPGAETLADFWAMIRDGDSGIQLFTPDDPAKVGARAQLAGMMEFDPGYFGLSPQEARLMDPQQRQLLMGSVEALAHAGLAGAIGAARIGVVASGGESTYFQSLLSGPDAAALPDGFQMALHHEKDFLATKIAYHLNLTGPALTVQTACSSSLAGLHLAAGLLRQGDADAMLVGGVLIDPSLSDGYVHRPHHIFSQDGHCRAFGANASGTIGGSGYGVLVLKPLAAAERDGNRIYAILEASALNNDGREKMGYAAPSVDGQAAVIDACLRRAGLTGADIGYVEAHGTGTALGDPIEIASLTQAFTGAVPGGCTLGSLKSQIGHLGAAAGVLSIIRATLALYFQTLPPTLGADPLNPAIDWATTPFRLLDRALAWPATAPRRASVSSFGIGGTNAHVILREAPMGRPATSPPIAPVLTISAQSKPALDMRASAIAAYLREHPARLPEVLSHLHGGDPGLRWRIAAIGETLPSLLAALADATPTEITPADQPTDPIQLTPDDMAAAWHRGARFVAPTVAAPWDFPPPAFECATYSLLPPLGGPPTRRAADRWLYRPAWRPVDWAEGPYLDGTLLILSPTVPTDAAKLAFANKARRVVWGTQGIDALSSLTPHASDGGPLFVLLTLPPDPQTGIGETIATLAKQLAPHKNARLGFVSTGAAPGLRPLKQPAALLLGPACRIIEQEYGLPCRWVDCAEADLAAVAPVLGPLFDTPRHDRWAVHDHRLWRRTLVQQALPILPAVFGPGTYLVLGGTGGIGAALAAEILRDPGTSVVLVSRSGHVPDRLRGAAARVTAISLDVTQPLTTEAAVDRLLPMLPALQGIVHAVGIGAGAVLETRPPGGVQVAYTAKQRAAEIAETLAVRLRPAFLVYCSSMATEFGGVGQFDYAASNALLDGYAFRSEPAECRRLSLGWDIWREDGMAANGALTDARHQAHRAVGLTATEGGWLFRQALALPGPHLLISTVAPEEADYFYAPRRASVIKAEPVTASFATAADPSPAACLRASFERLLGLTSLPADVALADLGADSLTLLDALADLESQCGIRLALSKIGPDATLTDVIALALPPPAEPTRWTGVVRVDPWRSGRDGRHYVLIHPVGGDVQAYRALAQALPRSAALSVIADPRLTEATLPPLPLAARAAQYRAALSAPANRVYLIGWSFGAWVAAAMAAEAEAKGVPVAGVTLIDPPAPDAGTAWQAYTGDQIDTLFRQEVLSHRGAGSAEDLGEYLNRLTDCCRANMASMIAHRPDPLLTTPAHLVLAGKAHAHLPFTPAEVQRRRWAELLQRLETVTLLPTDHYGLMDGEAVQRIAEEIAACAQPV; translated from the coding sequence ATGATTGCGGAACAGCCCTTCTCGCTGGTGGCGGCATTTCGCGCCCGCGCCGCTACTCATCCTGCGGCCATCGCCATAGAGGATGGGGAAACGCAGTTTAGCTATGCCGAGCTTGATGCGTGGAGCGATCAGATCGCGGCGGCGCTCATCGCGGTTGACGTTGCGCCCGGTAGCGCCCTTGGTCTGTGTCTACCCCGATCCGCCGCGTTGATCGCGGCCATGCTGGGCGGCTTGAAGGCCGGGGCGACGCTCGTGCCGCTTGATGCGGCCAGCCCGCCCGACCGGCAAGCCTTCATTCTTCGCGATGCGGGATGCGCAACCCTTTTGGCTTGTGGGGGCATCAGCGTAAAAACAGCGCTGGTGCCGGGGTTCTGCGGCACGCTTGAGGCGCTACTCGCCCACAACGCGGCCTTACCCGCCGCTTGGCCACCCCGTCCGCCGAAGACACCCGCGTTTCTATTCTATACCTCGGGCACGACCGGCACCCCGAAGGGGGTCGAAGTTGGTGAGGCAGGAATCCAGCGGTTGTATCGCGCCCCGGCCTATGGCCCGCTGACCCCAGAGGACCGGGTTGCCCTTGTCTCCAATCCGGCCTTCGATGCGCTCAACTTCGACATTTGGGCGCCGCTGCTCGCCGGGGGGTGCTGCGTTGTTATTCCCGAAGCCGAGATTCTCGACCCGGCCCGCTTTGCGGCGCGGCTGGAGTCTGCGCGCATTTCGATCATGTTCCTAACCGTGGCGCTGTTCAACATGATTGCCGAACAGCACCCCCCGTGCTTTCGCCAGATGCGCCGCCTGTTGATCGGCGGCGAAGCCTTAAATGCTGCCGCCGTCCGCGCCTGGTATCAGGCCAATCCGGCCAGCCCCTGCCAGATCGTCAATGTCTACGGGCCGACCGAAACCACCACGTTCGCTCTCGGGTTTCCCATCCCGCGCGATTGGGCGGAAGATCAGGTGCCAATCGGCACTGCGCTACCCGATACGCCTGTGCGACTACTGACCGAGACGATGAGCGCGGCAAGGGCAGGGGATACCGCCGAGCTTTATATTGGCGGAACCGGTGTCGCCGACGGGTATCGCAACCGCCCAGAAGAAACCGCGCACCGCTTTGTGGCGCTGACCGAACCGGATGGGCGTGAGGGCCGCTATTACCGTACTGGCGATCTCGTGCGCCTGCGGACCGATGGCACGCTCGACTATCGCGGTCGAGCTGACCGGCAGATCAAAATTCGCGGCTTTCGCGTCGAGCCAGGGGAAATAGAGTCCTGCCTCTGCGCGCATCCCGCCATCCGGCAGGCCTATGTATGTGCCCATCGCCCGCCGGACGCGCCCGACCAGCATCAGTTACTCGCCTTTCTCGTCACTAATGCAACCGCAACGCCCGCCCTGCTGCGCGCACATTTAGCCGCCCATCTACCCGCCTACATGCACCCCCATCGGCTGTACCGACGGGACATTCTTCCGTTAACCCCCAATGGTAAGATTGATCAGGCGCAGCTTCTGAAAACCCTCGATAGCCCTTGGGAGGATGCCCCCGCCGTGGGGCCGACAGAACAGGGTGATTCGGCCCTCGCCCGTTTGCTCGCGCTCGCCGGGGCGCTTCTCGGTCAAGCCGGGCTCGCCGGAAGCAGCCGCTTTACGGCGTGCGGGGGCGACTCCCTCCTCGCTCTGCGGTTTCGCTTTGCCATCCAGCGAGAGTTCGGGGTGGATCTGCCCATCGGAGCGATCTTAAGTGCACCTTTCGCCCAGTTGGCAGAAGGCTTGGCCAAGGCACCCACCAGCTTTTATCCGCCCTTCCCCGCGCGGCAGGACGACGCTCGGCGCGGCCCGGCCACGGCAGAACAAACCCGCCTTTGGCTGTTAAACCAGCGTACCCCCGACAGTACTGCCTATAATACCCCGTTCATCTTTCGCGTGTCCGGCGAAATCGATACCGACGCACTGGCCGATGCTGTCACGGGGGTCTTGGCGCGCCACCCCGGCCTGCGCGCGCGGTTCGCTTTGGGGCTAGAGGGGCTGGAGCAGATCATAGAGGCGGAGGCCCAGGCCTTCTACGCCTATCAGCCCGGCCAAGTGCGGATCGACACGTGGGAAGCGCTAGCGGCGCTGGTATTCGCCACCCCGTTTGATCTCAGCCGCTCCGGCCTGTTCCAAGTCCATTGGATGCCGTTTGATCGGGAAAACGGCGTTCTGCTGCTGCATGCCCACCATAGCGTGCTCGACGGCTGGTCCCTGTCGGTGATCTTCCGCGACATTGCGCAGCTCTACACCGAAATCTGCGGCGGGGAGCGTAAACCGATGGCGCCCGCGCCGTCGCCGCTTGATGTCGCCGCCTGGCAACGGGTCTGGCACGGCAGCCGGGCCTATGCTCAATTGCAGCCCGCCGCCCGGCACCATTTCGCCCAACCGCGCGAGTTTCTACCCGCGCGCACGCTTGCGCCGCGCCGCGCCGCCCAGATTCTGACCACCCGCCTTCCGAACGAACTTTGGCACGCTGTCGAAGCCTATGGTCGCGCCCAAGGGGTGACGCCGTTCGAAACGCTGGCCCCGGCCTTCGCCTGGGCGATTACCGCCATCACCGGCCTGCACCGTCCGCGCCTCGCAACCCCGGTGGTCAATCGTCCGCTGGACGGGTTTGCCGAAATCGTCGGCATGCTAGCCAATACTGTTCCCCTCACACTCGATAGCCGCCCAACCGAACCCCTAGGCGAACAGGCGCAGCGGTTAGCGGCAACCCTCCGGGCCGATCTCGCCTTCCAAGACGTTGCCTATAGCGATGTGATCGAGAGCGCGGCTGATGCCGGGTTTGATTTTCTGTTTGTTCTGGAAAACACAGATTTCGCTGGCCTGCGCTTAGGGACCACCACCCTCGACATGGCGTTTCCCGCGCAGGTGGATGGCAAATGCCCGCTGACGCTGACGCTTATCCCAATCGCAGAGGGGCTAACCTGCGTGTGGGAGTATCAGCCGGATTATCTCTCCCCCTCACAAACGGAGGCTCTCGCCGACCTGTTCGCAGTCGGGTTGCACCAACTTCTTGCGGCGCCCGAACAACCGCTTACCGCGCTGATGGCCCCGTATCGCTTCGGGTTGCTGCCGCCGGAAACCCGCCCGCCCGTTCTGCCGTTCGACCGGATTTGTGACTGGATTGAACTTCAGGCCGACCGCACGCCTGACGCCCTGGCCCTCGTTACGCCAGATGCGACATGTTCCTACACCCGTCTCTTGGCGCTGGCAGATCATCTCGCCGCCCTTCTTCTGACAACCTATGGGGCCGGGTTGGCCCGGGTGGCGCTTTATACTGACGGCGGGGCAGAGCATATCGTTGCCCTTCTGGCGCTAGCGAAACTGAATGTTACGATTGTTCCGCTCGATACCAGCTACCCTGCGGCAATTCTAAACCAGATATTATCTCAGGCGCAGCCTGACCTACTTCTTTACCAACCGGAGACCGAAATCTCCCTCTCAGCGCTCGGCGTAATCCCGGTTCCAGTCGATCGCTTAAACCTACCAGCGGCAGATGCCGCCCTCTCGCGCCAGCGCATCCGCCGTGCGGGAAATCGGCCCCTTTATCTGCTGTTCACCTCTGGATCAACCGGAACGCCGAAGGGCGTGACTGTTCCTGACGCCACCTTAAGCGGCCTTCTGCTTTGGCATCGGCAGGCCGGGGGTCTCGGGCAGCCCGCGCGGACGCTACAGTTCTCGAAACTCGCCTTCGATGTCTCCTTTCAGGAGATTTTTGGAACACTGACCTCGGGCGGGTGCTTCTATACCCTCCCTCCCCGTCTACGCCAGGATGCGGCGGGGCTTTTAACGCTGATGGCCGAACACCGGATCGAGCGTGTTCACATGCCTTATGTGGCCGTGCAACTTCTCGCCGAAGCGGCGGCGATTGATCCCATCGCGCTCCCCGATCTGCGCGCCGTTATATCCGCCGGGGAGCAAGTTCTGTGTACCGAAGCTATTCGGCGCTGGTTCGAAGGCTTACCCCAGGCGGTCTTGATCAATCATTATGGGCCGACCGAGACCCATGTGGTCAGCGCGTTCACTGCAACCGGTTCTGCCGCGGAATGGCCTTTACGGCTACCCATCGGCAGGCCCGCTGCGGGCGCGCGGCTGCTGGTTGTCGATGATTTTGATCTCCCGCTGCCCCCAGGCGTCGTTGGGAATTTGCTCGTTGGCGGGCCGATGGTGAACCGCTGTTATCTCGACCCATCGCCCCTAAATACTGCGCGCTTCGTAACCCTGCCGACGATTGGCGGTCTCTTCTACCGTACGGGTGACCTTGCGCGCGTGGATACCGACGGCCTGCTGCATTATCACGGTCGCACCGACGAGCAGGTGAAACTGAGCGGGCATCGGCTGGAACTAGGGCAGGTGGAGGCCGCCCTTATGGCGCACCCCGCTGTTGAAACCGCGATTGTTGAGAAGAGCGCGTCGGACCGTCTGACGGCCTATCTCGCCTGTCGCGCGCCTGTCACAGCGGCCACCCTTGCCGCCCATCTTGTGCCGCTTGTTCCGGCCTTTGTGCGGATCGAGCAATTTTGGCAGGTGGAAACTTGGCCGATGGCTCCCAGTGGGAAGATCGACCGGAAGGCCCTTGGGGAATGCGCCAAAGCCCTGCTGTCCCAAACCGACCCGCAGGATTCACACCTAACTGGGCGGGAGGCCGAAATTTGCCGCCTGTTCGACGCAACGCTGGGGATGCCGATCCGGCCAGACCAGACTTATTTTGAGGCTGGGGCTAGCAGTCTCAGTTTAATGCGGTTCCACTTAGCCTGCCGGAAACAGTTTGGCTGGTCGCTTGGGATTGCTGATCTCTTTTCGGCAACGACCCCCCGGCAACTCGCCGCCCGCTTTGGGACTGGGGGGACCGTACCCCCTCCATCCACGCCTAAGGTTTTGCCGACTACTGCCGAACCAATCGCAATTATCGGACTTGCCGTAAAAGCACCAGGCGCGGAAACGCTCGCCGATTTTTGGGCGATGATCCGGGATGGCGATAGCGGCATTCAGCTCTTTACGCCCGACGATCCCGCAAAGGTTGGCGCCCGCGCACAATTGGCGGGCATGATGGAATTTGACCCGGGCTATTTTGGTCTCAGTCCGCAAGAAGCCCGGTTGATGGACCCGCAGCAGCGGCAGTTGCTGATGGGGAGCGTGGAGGCGTTGGCGCATGCGGGACTTGCGGGGGCGATCGGGGCAGCCCGGATCGGAGTTGTCGCGAGTGGCGGCGAAAGCACTTATTTTCAAAGCCTTCTTTCCGGGCCAGACGCCGCGGCGCTGCCGGATGGATTTCAGATGGCCTTGCACCATGAAAAGGATTTCTTGGCGACTAAAATCGCCTATCACCTCAATCTAACCGGCCCGGCGTTGACGGTTCAGACCGCCTGTAGCAGTTCACTGGCTGGGTTACATCTTGCCGCAGGACTCCTCCGGCAGGGGGACGCCGATGCCATGCTGGTTGGCGGCGTTTTGATCGATCCCAGTCTAAGTGACGGCTACGTCCATCGACCCCATCATATCTTCTCTCAGGATGGTCACTGTCGCGCCTTCGGGGCAAACGCTAGCGGAACAATCGGCGGCAGCGGGTATGGGGTGCTGGTATTGAAACCCCTCGCCGCCGCTGAACGCGATGGCAATCGGATATATGCCATCCTCGAAGCCTCCGCCCTCAATAACGACGGGCGCGAAAAAATGGGGTATGCAGCCCCCTCCGTCGACGGGCAAGCTGCGGTGATCGACGCCTGCCTGCGCCGGGCAGGGTTAACCGGGGCAGATATCGGGTACGTCGAGGCCCATGGCACGGGTACCGCCCTCGGTGATCCAATCGAAATTGCCAGCCTAACTCAAGCCTTTACGGGGGCCGTCCCTGGCGGGTGCACCCTAGGGTCGCTGAAAAGTCAGATTGGCCATTTGGGCGCCGCAGCCGGTGTTTTGAGCATTATCCGGGCAACCCTGGCGCTCTATTTTCAAACGCTGCCCCCAACCTTGGGCGCGGACCCGCTTAATCCGGCGATTGACTGGGCCACAACACCGTTCCGACTGCTTGATCGGGCGCTTGCCTGGCCCGCAACGGCGCCGCGCCGCGCCTCGGTTAGCAGCTTCGGCATCGGCGGAACCAATGCGCATGTTATCCTGCGGGAAGCGCCGATGGGCCGCCCTGCCACCAGCCCCCCTATCGCCCCGGTTCTGACGATCAGCGCCCAGAGCAAGCCCGCGCTGGACATGCGCGCGTCTGCAATCGCAGCCTATCTTCGGGAGCACCCAGCACGGCTGCCAGAGGTTCTCTCACATCTTCACGGCGGCGATCCCGGCCTGCGCTGGCGTATTGCGGCGATCGGGGAAACGCTGCCATCGCTTTTGGCCGCACTTGCCGACGCAACGCCGACCGAAATCACCCCCGCCGATCAGCCAACCGATCCCATTCAACTCACGCCCGACGATATGGCGGCAGCGTGGCACCGTGGGGCGCGTTTCGTAGCCCCCACGGTGGCAGCGCCCTGGGACTTCCCGCCGCCCGCGTTTGAGTGCGCGACTTATAGCCTGCTACCGCCATTGGGCGGGCCGCCCACCCGGCGCGCAGCGGACCGCTGGCTATATCGCCCCGCCTGGCGCCCTGTCGATTGGGCCGAGGGTCCGTATCTCGATGGAACCTTGCTCATTCTCTCTCCCACCGTCCCGACTGACGCGGCGAAACTTGCCTTTGCCAACAAAGCGCGGCGCGTGGTCTGGGGCACCCAAGGTATCGACGCACTATCCTCGTTAACGCCACACGCGTCGGACGGCGGTCCGCTGTTCGTTCTCCTAACCCTGCCCCCCGACCCTCAGACCGGAATTGGTGAGACGATTGCGACCCTCGCCAAGCAGTTAGCCCCCCATAAGAACGCGCGGTTGGGATTTGTTAGCACCGGGGCAGCGCCGGGATTGCGCCCACTGAAGCAGCCTGCAGCCCTCCTCCTAGGGCCTGCATGCCGGATCATCGAGCAGGAATATGGGCTACCGTGCCGATGGGTGGATTGTGCAGAAGCGGATTTAGCCGCCGTTGCGCCCGTTCTTGGCCCCCTTTTTGATACCCCCCGGCACGACCGCTGGGCCGTGCATGATCATCGCCTCTGGCGGCGGACGTTAGTCCAGCAGGCCCTCCCCATTCTTCCGGCGGTCTTTGGACCGGGAACCTATCTCGTTCTGGGCGGCACGGGCGGGATTGGCGCGGCGCTCGCGGCGGAAATTCTCAGAGACCCGGGCACGTCGGTGGTTTTGGTCAGTCGGTCAGGACATGTGCCCGATCGGTTGCGGGGTGCCGCCGCACGCGTGACCGCCATTTCATTGGATGTGACCCAGCCGCTGACGACAGAGGCGGCGGTCGATAGGCTACTGCCAATGCTCCCCGCGCTGCAGGGTATCGTGCATGCGGTTGGCATCGGCGCGGGAGCCGTCCTGGAAACCCGCCCCCCCGGCGGGGTTCAGGTTGCCTATACTGCCAAACAGCGCGCAGCAGAGATTGCCGAAACCCTGGCCGTGCGGTTACGACCGGCCTTCCTGGTCTATTGCAGTTCGATGGCCACCGAATTCGGCGGCGTCGGCCAGTTCGACTATGCCGCGAGCAATGCCCTTCTCGACGGCTATGCCTTTCGTTCCGAACCTGCCGAGTGTCGGCGTCTTAGCCTTGGGTGGGATATTTGGCGGGAGGATGGCATGGCGGCGAACGGTGCCCTGACCGACGCGCGCCATCAGGCCCATCGCGCGGTCGGCTTAACGGCGACTGAAGGAGGATGGCTGTTCCGCCAAGCGCTCGCGCTCCCGGGGCCGCATTTGCTGATCTCAACCGTCGCGCCCGAGGAGGCGGACTATTTTTACGCGCCGCGTCGGGCCAGCGTCATAAAGGCCGAACCGGTAACGGCTTCATTCGCAACCGCCGCTGACCCATCGCCCGCCGCCTGCCTACGCGCGAGCTTTGAGCGTCTTCTGGGCCTGACATCGCTGCCTGCCGATGTCGCCCTAGCCGATCTTGGTGCGGATTCCCTGACTCTTCTCGACGCGCTGGCAGACCTCGAAAGCCAGTGTGGAATCCGCCTTGCCCTGTCCAAGATTGGCCCGGACGCGACTTTGACAGATGTAATCGCCCTGGCCCTGCCCCCCCCAGCAGAGCCAACCCGGTGGACAGGGGTCGTCCGGGTTGACCCATGGCGCAGTGGACGGGATGGCCGCCACTATGTGCTGATCCATCCGGTTGGCGGCGACGTTCAAGCCTACCGCGCCCTTGCGCAGGCCCTGCCCCGCTCGGCGGCGCTGTCGGTCATCGCCGATCCCCGCTTGACCGAGGCGACGCTTCCGCCCCTCCCTCTGGCCGCACGTGCGGCGCAGTATCGGGCAGCGCTTTCCGCCCCCGCCAACCGGGTTTACCTCATTGGCTGGTCATTTGGTGCGTGGGTTGCGGCAGCAATGGCCGCCGAGGCCGAGGCCAAGGGGGTTCCCGTCGCTGGCGTGACGTTGATCGATCCGCCCGCCCCCGATGCGGGGACTGCCTGGCAAGCCTACACGGGCGATCAAATCGATACCCTCTTCCGGCAGGAGGTGTTGAGCCATCGGGGGGCCGGGTCCGCCGAAGATCTGGGCGAATATCTCAACCGGCTCACCGACTGCTGCCGGGCGAATATGGCGAGTATGATAGCCCATCGCCCTGACCCGCTGCTGACCACCCCGGCCCATCTCGTTCTCGCGGGGAAGGCCCATGCCCACCTCCCGTTCACCCCTGCCGAAGTGCAGCGCCGCAGATGGGCCGAATTGCTGCAACGGTTGGAAACGGTAACGCTTCTTCCTACAGACCATTACGGCCTGATGGACGGCGAGGCGGTGCAGCGCATAGCGGAGGAAATCGCAGCATGTGCCCAGCCGGTCTAA